The Streptomyces sp. NBC_00344 genome includes a window with the following:
- the gatC gene encoding Asp-tRNA(Asn)/Glu-tRNA(Gln) amidotransferase subunit GatC translates to MPGITREEVAHLARLARLELKDEELDHFAGQLDDILGAVARVSEVADQDVPPTSHPLPLTNVMRADEVRPSLTPEQALSGAPAQEQRRFKVPQILGED, encoded by the coding sequence ATGCCCGGCATTACGCGCGAGGAGGTTGCTCACCTCGCACGGCTGGCACGTCTGGAGCTGAAGGACGAAGAGCTTGATCACTTCGCCGGACAGCTCGATGACATTCTCGGCGCGGTAGCCCGCGTTTCCGAGGTTGCCGACCAAGATGTTCCGCCGACGTCTCATCCGCTGCCGTTGACGAATGTCATGCGGGCGGACGAGGTTCGCCCTTCGCTCACCCCGGAGCAGGCGCTCTCCGGTGCTCCGGCTCAGGAGCAGCGGCGTTTCAAGGTGCCGCAGATTCTGGGGGAGGACTAA
- the gatA gene encoding Asp-tRNA(Asn)/Glu-tRNA(Gln) amidotransferase subunit GatA — protein MKDSTDSIIRLTAAGTAARIASGELSAVEVAEAHLARIEAVDEKVHAFLHVDREGALAQARAVDAKRERGEKLGPLAGVPLALKDAFTTKGVPTTVGSKILEGWLPPYDATLTQRLKAADVVILGKTNMDEFAMGSSTENSAYGPTRNPWDMSRVPGGSGGGSAAALASYEAPLAIGTDTGGSIRQPGALTGTVGVKPTYGAVSRYGLIAYSSSLDQGGPCARTVLDTALLHEVIAGHDPLDSTSIDAPVPPVVEAARNASVVGMRIGVVREFAGEGYQSGVMLRFRESVELLRELGAEIVEVSCPSFDLALSAYYLIAPSECSSNLARFDAMRYGLRVGDDGTKSAEDVTALSREAGFGDEVKRRIILGTYALSSGYYDAYYGSAQKVRTLIIRDFERAFADVDVLISPTMPTTAFPIGERVDDPMAMYLADLCTIPTNLAGNAAMSLPCGLAPEDGLPVGLQIIAPAMKDDRLYKVGAAVEAALTRKWGHGLLEEAPAL, from the coding sequence ATGAAGGACAGTACAGACAGCATTATCAGGCTCACTGCGGCTGGGACGGCTGCGAGGATTGCCTCGGGTGAGTTGTCGGCGGTCGAGGTGGCCGAGGCTCATCTGGCGCGGATCGAGGCGGTGGACGAGAAGGTTCACGCGTTTTTGCATGTGGACCGTGAGGGTGCGCTGGCGCAGGCGCGTGCGGTGGATGCGAAGCGGGAGCGGGGTGAGAAGCTCGGTCCGCTGGCCGGGGTTCCGCTCGCTCTCAAGGACGCCTTCACGACGAAGGGTGTGCCGACCACGGTCGGTTCGAAGATCCTCGAGGGGTGGCTTCCGCCGTACGACGCGACGCTGACGCAGCGGTTGAAGGCCGCTGATGTGGTGATCCTCGGCAAGACCAACATGGACGAGTTCGCGATGGGCTCGTCCACCGAGAACAGCGCCTACGGCCCGACCCGCAACCCCTGGGACATGTCCCGTGTGCCCGGCGGTTCGGGCGGTGGTTCGGCCGCCGCGCTCGCTTCGTACGAGGCGCCGCTGGCGATCGGTACGGACACCGGCGGCTCGATCCGCCAGCCGGGTGCGCTCACCGGCACCGTCGGCGTCAAGCCGACCTACGGCGCCGTCTCCCGCTACGGCCTCATCGCCTACTCCTCCTCCCTGGACCAGGGCGGGCCGTGCGCGCGTACGGTGCTGGACACAGCTCTGCTGCACGAGGTCATCGCCGGCCATGACCCGCTCGACTCGACGTCCATCGACGCACCGGTCCCGCCGGTCGTCGAGGCCGCACGCAATGCCTCGGTCGTGGGGATGCGCATCGGTGTGGTGCGGGAGTTCGCCGGCGAGGGGTACCAGTCGGGCGTGATGCTCCGGTTCCGTGAGTCCGTGGAACTGCTCCGGGAACTGGGCGCCGAGATCGTCGAGGTCTCCTGCCCGTCGTTCGATCTGGCGCTTTCGGCCTATTACCTGATCGCTCCGTCGGAGTGCAGTTCGAACCTGGCCCGTTTCGATGCCATGCGGTACGGGCTGCGGGTGGGTGACGACGGGACGAAGTCGGCCGAGGACGTCACCGCGCTGTCCCGTGAGGCGGGCTTCGGTGACGAGGTCAAGCGCCGCATCATCCTGGGTACCTACGCGCTCAGCTCCGGGTACTACGACGCGTACTACGGCAGCGCCCAGAAGGTCCGCACGCTCATCATCAGGGACTTCGAGCGGGCGTTCGCGGACGTGGACGTGCTGATCTCGCCGACCATGCCCACCACGGCCTTCCCGATCGGTGAGCGGGTCGACGACCCGATGGCGATGTATCTCGCGGACCTGTGCACCATCCCGACCAACCTGGCCGGCAACGCCGCCATGTCGTTGCCGTGCGGTCTGGCCCCCGAGGACGGACTCCCGGTCGGGCTGCAGATCATCGCCCCCGCCATGAAGGACGACCGGCTGTACAAGGTCGGAGCCGCCGTGGAGGCGGCGCTCACGCGGAAGTGGGGGCATGGGCTGCTGGAGGAGGCGCCCGCGCTCTGA